The nucleotide sequence TGAACTTGCTAGGATAGGCGCGTTATATCAGATAGGACATGCTTTCCTATCGCATGATATACCCGATTGTATTCTGGGTTCGGGCCAACGATTTAGCTAAATCATAGGTTTAATCAATGGCGAAGCTATAATAAATTAAAAAGGGGTGTAACTGTCTTGTGGGTGCATGAACTTATATTATAGCTGTGCATATATGGTAAAAAATTAGACTTCATCACTGACTATCATACATATAGCTTCACCCCTGGGTTTAATGACGGCATGTTTCCTATAAAAAAAGGCTACTGCCTTATGATTTCTCTTGCATGCTCAAGTTAGACGAGACTTTGTCGGCTATCGCTAGATATCTCGCCACTCTCGGTATATCTAAATTCTAAACGCATGTGTGAAGAGGATGGCAAAGGTTGATGTCTTGATGAAGCCACAGTGATATCGCCGTCTTCGTTCCTTAGGTGCAACCAGAACATGGTACTATTAGTTGTCGtaaacatcatatatatatttaacgTGTTAATTAatgaaagaagaaaaataaaagtaCAGAGAAGGAAATTTTCTCCCGACTAGGCGTACGGAGTAACACAGAAAGTAAAAGACACTTGGATGTACTCTAAAtccttagcccttgtttagttctaccccaacttccaaaaagttgctacagtacctgccacatcgaatgtttgcggcccatacatggagcattaaatgtagacgaaaagaaaaactaattgcacagtttggtggaaaattgcgagacgaacgttttgagcctaattagtccatgtttgaacactatttgctaaataaaaacgaacgtgctacgatagccccaaaatccaaattcctacgaTTCTTTGCTAGTTCCTATGTTGCTTTGCTAGACGCGAACTCAGATGTAAGCTTATGTTTGGTTCTTGAGCCAACTTACTTCGTAGTCCGTGCAGGCAAGGTTTTGCCTTGCTCCTGTGGAAGGGCCAAATTGGCTCGCCCAGCCTGGCAGCTTGTTTAGCTGGActtaaaaaaaaatactgtttataccagaaaaaatactattttagttAAAAAAAACAATCCGAACGATGTGGCTCGTTGCTCAGCCAGCATCCACATGTCAGCGCACGAAACGCGGAAGCCCTCCTGTTCTcctggcccacatgtcagcgtaTCCACATGCACGCCCGAATTAACTGCGGCCATGTGTGCTCCCAACCGTTCTCCCACGCGGGATCCAGCGTACCTGACGCCGGTGTGGCGTGGGCCCCGCGCGTCAGTGACCCCAAAGCCTTCCAGTCGCCGTCATAAACACCCCGGTCTCATTTCTCGTCTTCGCCACTTCGCCGCCGCTTTCACTTCACGTCTCCATGGCGGCGGCCTCCGCCCGCGTCCTCGCCACGGCCGCCGCTGCGGGGCACCGGCGCGCCGCGTTGAGGCGCGTACCGGTCCCGGTGTCCGCCTCGCTCTCCTTCCCGCCGCGCCACCCGGCGCCATTCCGCGGCCGGGCCAGCGTCGCCTGCCCCTCCGTGGCCTCGCTCTCCGTCCCCTCCGGCGGCGCGCCGCCGGGCTCCGTGCCATTCGACCTCCTGCCGCCTGACTCCGAGCCCTTCATCGAGTGGGACCCGCCCCCGGGCGACTCCGCGGCCTCGCCTTTCGCCGGCGGAGGCGGCGCCGCGGGGGGCGCCACGCTGGTCGTGCTGCTCGGGTGGCTCGGCGCGCGCCAGAAGCACCTCCGCCGCTACGCCGACCTCTACCGCGAGCGCGGGGTCGGCGCGGTACGGTTCGTCGTGCCCGTGCGCGAGCTCGTCGACCTCGACCTCGGCCGCCGCGTCGAGCGCAGGGTCGCCGACCTCTCCGAGGAGATCGCCGCCTGGTGCGACGCCGACCGGCGCCGCACGCTCCTCTTCCACACCTTCAGCAACACCGGATGGCTCGCGTAAGGAATCGAAGTCGAACCCCCTCGCTTCTCCTGAAGCGCTTTAGTTCTAGTGTGGATGATTCAGTCATAAATTGGAATGTCCGAAAGCGGATAGTTAGTTCGTATGGCACTTGAGAGACGCGTGCATGCGTTCCTCATTCGATTGCACACTGACATGGGGGCTCTAGTTTGTCGTGTGACACGTTATGAAACTTTAGTTTGGTATACATAAGATTGATGGATAGAATATTCACGATTCAGGAGGTATATCCTCGCCCAAGATACCACGAGGTCGATGGGAGCATTTAGCACGCTACTGCACACCCAATTCTAGTTGGAAAACTAAAAGTGGTTGTGCCATCATGCCAGGAGAAAATCTTCATCTTGTCTTTGGTGTGTTGTAGAATGAATCTCCTTGTGGTTCTCCAGGGTATGTGTTTCCACTACCAGTGGTAACATAGGAGTAGGACAAATGGTGACAGTGAGCATTAGTGGTTAACTGGCAATGAAAATACTGCATGATATTGATGCCACAGTTCTGATTCTCTGCCAATGCTCTCATTGTTTCTTTGTGATTTGTGCACATTTTTCCTTATGGTGATCTGTTATGCGTCAGCTGTGTTATGGATTTGTCATCGTTTTCTTATTCTTGAAAACATCTAGCCATACCTGTTGCGCTGAACTACATCCACACACAGCAAATTCTGTCCTTGTATTTCTCAATGGAGTTCATTGTTTTTTCATTATTATAACTTCATTTTGGGGTAGTTCGGTGAATATTCTGATTTCTGAATCTAGTCATGGATGTCTTACTTCAAATCATAGTAAAACAATTATTGGATTGTTTAATGTGTACAGTGATGCATTAAATGGACTATGCATAAAAGCATTTTTTGCTTTCTTTCCAGCTATGGTGCTGTATTGGAGAATCTACAATCAAGAGCTGACCTAACTGAGAGAATAAGAGGATGTATTGTAGACTCTGCACCAGTTCTAGAGATAAGACCAGAGGTTCGTGTACCTGTCCTTTTTTTTCTTACTGAATCAAGTATACAATTACAATAGAGTTTAACTTGCTAGGTGAAAATGTTCCAAGGTCCTCCATACATTTACAAGTAGATATTTTCTATCTTGGTCATTTTTGTATCCAGTATTGTGGTTGCCTATGGTTTCATTCTATGCAATTAAGCTTGTTTGCCTGGAAGTTCTCATTTTTATGTTAAACTCAGGTCTGGGCGGCTGGATTCTCTGCTGCAATGTTAAAGAAAAGTAGTTCCATGACAGGACCTACAGCTGAATCTCTTGATGGGCCTATTGTAAATGGCACCTTGAACAAAGTTACACCTTCATGGGGTGAATGCTTTCTTCTGTCAACTCTGCAGAAATTCTTTGAGAttgttctttatgtacctgatgtAAACAAGTAAGTGCAATTACCGTTCTGAA is from Miscanthus floridulus cultivar M001 chromosome 7, ASM1932011v1, whole genome shotgun sequence and encodes:
- the LOC136466605 gene encoding uncharacterized protein isoform X1, translated to MAAASARVLATAAAAGHRRAALRRVPVPVSASLSFPPRHPAPFRGRASVACPSVASLSVPSGGAPPGSVPFDLLPPDSEPFIEWDPPPGDSAASPFAGGGGAAGGATLVVLLGWLGARQKHLRRYADLYRERGVGAVRFVVPVRELVDLDLGRRVERRVADLSEEIAAWCDADRRRTLLFHTFSNTGWLAYGAVLENLQSRADLTERIRGCIVDSAPVLEIRPEVWAAGFSAAMLKKSSSMTGPTAESLDGPIVNGTLNKVTPSWGECFLLSTLQKFFEIVLYVPDVNKRLCRTLSVLSEKQPSCPQFYLYSSADRVIPAECVESFMNSQRSLGRSVFAHNFVSSPHVDHYRSFPHVYSAKIDEFLKICSTVKSVAAATSP
- the LOC136466605 gene encoding uncharacterized protein isoform X2; the protein is MAAASARVLATAAAAGHRRAALRRVPVPVSASLSFPPRHPAPFRGRASVACPSVASLSVPSGGAPPGSVPFDLLPPDSEPFIEWDPPPGDSAASPFAGGGGAAGGATLVVLLGWLGARQKHLRRYADLYRERGVGAVRFVVPVRELVDLDLGRRVERRVADLSEEIAAWCDADRRRTLLFHTFSNTGWLAYGAVLENLQSRADLTERIRGCIVDSAPVLEIRPEVWAAGFSAAMLKKSSSMTGPTAESLDGPIVNGTLNKVTPSWGECFLLSTLQKFFEIVLYVPDVNKTLSVLSEKQPSCPQFYLYSSADRVIPAECVESFMNSQRSLGRSVFAHNFVSSPHVDHYRSFPHVYSAKIDEFLKICSTVKSVAAATSP